One Canis lupus dingo isolate Sandy chromosome 3, ASM325472v2, whole genome shotgun sequence DNA window includes the following coding sequences:
- the STIM2 gene encoding stromal interaction molecule 2 isoform X4: MDDDKDGGIEVDESDEFIREDMKYKDATNKHSHLHREDKHITVEDLWKRWKTSEVHNWTLEDTLQWLIEFVELPQYEKNFRDNNVKGTTLPRIAVHEPSFMSSQLKISDRSHRQKLQLKALDVVLFGPLTRPPHNWMKDFILTVSIVIGVGGCWFAYTQNKTSKEHVAKMMKDLESLQTAEQSLMDLQERLEKAQEENRNVAVEKQNLERKMMDEINYAKEEACRLRELREGAECELSRRQYAEQELEQVRMALKKAEKEFELRSSWSVPDALQKWLQLTHEVEVQYYNIKRQNAEMQLAIAKDEVAASYLIQAEKIKKKRSTVFGTLHVAHSSSLDEVDHKILEAKKALSELTTCLRERLFRWQQIEKICGFQIAHNSGLPSLTSSLYSDHSWVVMPRVSIPPYPIAGGVDDLDEDTPPIVSQFPGTMAKPAGSLARSSSLCRSRRSIVPASPQCPRAQLPPHAPHQAHARHPQHPQHPQHSLPSPDPDILSVSSCPVLYRNEEEEEAIYFSAEKQWEVPDTASECDSLNSSIGRKQSPPSSLEIYQTLSPRKISRDELSLEDSSRGDSPITADISRGSPDCVGLTETKSMIFSPASKVYNGILEKSCSMNQLSSGIPVPKPRHTSCSSAGNDSKAVQEAPHVTRISSIPHDLCHNGEKSKKPSKIKSLFKKKSK, translated from the exons TTCATAATTGGACCCTTGAGGACACACTTCAGTGGTTGATAGAATTTGTTGAACTACCCCAATATGAGAAGAATTTTAGAGACAATAATGTCAAAGGAACAACGCTTCCCAG gaTAGCAGTGCATGAACCTTCATTTATGAGCTCCCAGTTGAAAATCAGTGATCGGAGTCACAGACAAAAACTTCAGCTGAAGGCACTGGATGTGGTTTTGTTTGGACCTTTAACAC GCCCACCTCATAACTGGATGAAGGATTTTATTCTCACAGTTTCTATAGTAATTGGTGTTGGAGGGTGCTGGTTTGCGTACACACAGAATAAGACATCAAAAGAACATGTTGCAAAAATGATGAAAGACTTAGAGAGTCTACAAACTGCAGAGCAAAGTCTAATGGACTTACAAGAGAG GCTTGAAAAGgcacaggaagaaaacaggaatgtTGCTGTAGAAAAGCAAAATCTAGAGCGCAAAATGATGGATGAAATCAATTATGCAAAGGAAGAGGCCTGTCGGCTCAGAGAGCTAAGGGAAGGAGCTGAATGTGAACTGAGTAGACGTCAATACGCAGAGCAGGAATTGGAACAG gTTCGAATGGCTCTAAAAAAGGCTGAAAAAGAATTTGAACTCAGAAGCAGCTGGTCTGTTCCAGATGCACTTCAAAAATGGCTTCAGTTAACACATGAAGTAGAAGTACAGTACTAcaatattaaaagacaaaatgctGAAATGCAATTAGCTATTGCTAAGGATGAG GTTGCTGCTTCATATCTGATTCAG gcagagaaaattaaaaagaaaagaagcacagTCTTTGGGACTCTGCATGTTGCACATAGCTCCTCCCTTGATGAGGTAGATCACAAAATTCTGGAAGCAAA GAAAGCACTCTCTGAACTGACAACTTGTTTACGAGAACGACTTTTTCGCTGGCAGCAGATTGAGAAGATCTGTGGCTTTCAGATAGCCCACAACTCGGGACTCCCCAGCTTGACCTCTTCCCTATATTCTGATCACAGTTGGGTGGTGATGCCCAGAGTCTCCATTCCACCCTATCCAATTGCTGGAGGAGTTGATGATTTAGATGAAGATACGCCCCCAATAGTGTCACAGTTTCCTG GGACCATGGCCAAGCCCGCGGGGTCACTAGCCAGAAGCAGCAGCCTGTGCCGCTCCCGTCGCAGCATCGTGCCGGCCTCGCCGCAGTGCCCGCGCGCCCAGCTTCCTCCGCACGCGCCCCACCAGGCCCACGCTCGGCACCCCCAGCACCCGCAGCACCCGCAGCACTCCCTGCCTTCCCCTGACCCCGACATCCTCTCAGTGTCAAGTTGTCCTGTCCTTTATCGaaacgaggaggaggaggaggccattTACTTCTCTGCTGAAAAGCAATG GGAAGTGCCAGACACAGCCTCAGAATGTGACTCCTTAAATTCTTCCATTGGAAGGAAACAGTCTCCTCCTTCGAGCCTTGAGATATACCAAACATTGTCTCCTCGAAAGATCTCGAGAGATGAGCTCTCCCTAGAGGATTCATCCCGAGGAGATTCACCCATAACTGCAGATATCTCGCGGGGTTCTCCTGATTGTGTAGGTCTGACAGAAACGAAGAGTATGATCTTCAGTCCTGCCAGCAAAGTGTACAATGGCATCTTGGAGAAATCCTGTAGCATGAACCAGCTTTCTAGTGGCATCCCGGTGCCTAAACCTCGCCACACATCCTGCTCCTCGGCCGGCAACGACAGTAAAGCAGTTCAGGAAGCCCCACACGTCACCAGGATAAGCAGCATCCCGCATGATCTTTGTCATaatggagagaaaagcaaaaagccatcaaaaattaaaagcctttttaagaagaaatctaAGTGA